The proteins below are encoded in one region of Lactuca sativa cultivar Salinas chromosome 3, Lsat_Salinas_v11, whole genome shotgun sequence:
- the LOC111917313 gene encoding uncharacterized protein LOC111917313 isoform X2: MVVHLGLFPAEVSCSFSTRFSSVHGEKPSAEYAKLRKESLESEFGNALTSRSKRLSMYYSFGPFLALYRAAYISYEVFKLTLAHFFVHDIKKRSAKFCDTLIRLGPFYIKLGQALSTRPDILPSVYCNELAKLQDQIPPFSTKVAIRSIESQLGVPISEIFSDISPEPMAAASLGQVYKAHLHTGELVAVKVQRPGMSLSLTLDALLFNMIGGQLKRFAKARKDIIVAVNETVRHMFEEIDYILEGQNAERFDSLYGFRSTKEVETSMKEERWVKVPKIYWNFTRKAVLTMEWIDGIKLNNEAALKTFDLNRKELIDKGLYCSLMQLLEVGFFHADPHPGNLVATKDGALAYFDFGMMGDIPRHYRVGLIQVLVHFVNRDSLGLANDFLSLGFIPEGTDMLSVADALKLSFGDGTRQSQDFQAIMNQLYDVMYEFNFSLPPDYALVIRALGSLEGTAKTLDPEFKVVESAYPFVIGRLLADPSPDMRKILRELLICNDGSIRWNRLERLVAAMSISEKTDGEDKDANKSSSPLEWKSFDMNAVVSATEDLFKFILSEKGFRVRLFIVRDILKVADIFLDDQVDSCMFDENLDTRHTIESEGHATIERVVSGISYFWQAVKMAPDVWTAMLIRMALNPEVHRFSYDIISALFLRSNRRIPVTLWICASRFLHKL; the protein is encoded by the exons ATGGTCGTTCATTTGGGGCTGTTCCCTGCAGAAG TTTCATGCAGTTTTTCCACAAGATTCTCTAGTGTTCATGGCGAGAAGCCATCAGCAGAGTATGCCAAATTGAGGAAAGAATCACTGGAAAGTGAATTTGGAAATGCACTTACTTCTAGGTCCAAACGTCTCTCCATGTACTACAGTTTTGGCCCTTTTTTAGCATTGTATAGAGCAGCATATATTTCATACGAGGTCTTCAAGCTTACTTTGGCTCATTTTTTTGTTCATGACATTAAAAAACGCTCAGCAAAG TTTTGTGACACCCTCATCCGCTTGGGTCCCTTTTATATCAAG TTAGGACAAGCCTTAAGCACAAGACCAGATATTCTGCCTTCTGTATATTGTAATGAACTTGCTAAACTACAG GATCAAATACCTCCATTTTCAACCAAGGTTGCGATTCGTTCTATTGAATCCCAGTTGGGTGTTCCTATTTCAGAAATTTTTTCAGACATCAGCCCAGAACCTATGGCTGCAGCATCTTTAGGACAAGTGTATAAAG CTCATTTGCATACAGGGGAGCTAGTAGCTGTAAAGGTACAAAGACCTGGTATGTCACTCTCTTTGACCCTTGATGCCTTGTTATTTAACATGATTGGGGGCCAATTAAAGCGATTTGCCAAAGCAAGGAAGGATATAATAGTAGCAGTTAATGAAACA GTGAGGCACATGTTTGAAGAAATCGATTACATACTTGAAGGACAAAATGCTGAAAGATTCGATTCTCTTTATGGTTTTCGCTCCA CCAAAGAGGTGGAAACTTCTATGAAGGAAGAAAGATGGGTTAAAGTTCCAAAAATATACTGGAACTTTACCCGAAAAGCTGTGCTTACAATGGAATGGATTGATGGTATTAAGCTTAATAATGAAGCTGCATTAAAGACATTTGATTTAAACCGAAAAGAACTGATAGATAAG GGATTGTATTGTTCGTTGATGCAATTACTTGAAGTGGGTTTTTTTCATGCGGATCCTCATCCGGGTAATCTTGTTGCCACTAAAGATGGTGCTCTTGCTTACTTTGACTTTGGGATGATGGGTGACATTCCACGTCACTATCGTgttggacttatccaagtg CTTGTACACTTTGTCAACCGTGACTCTTTGGGTTTAGCCAATGATTTTCTCTCACTTGGATTCATTCCAGAAGGAACCGATATGCTTTCAGTTGCAGATGCACTTAAATTATCTTTTGGTGATGGCACCCGACAATCCCAAGATTTTCAG GCGATAATGAACCAACTTTATGATGTTATGTATGAATTCAACTTCTCTCTTCCACCTGACTATGCATTGGTGATAAGAGCATTGGGATCACTTGAAGGGACAGCAAAGACATTAGACCCTGAATTTAAAGTTGTTGAAAGCGCATACCCTTTTGTGATTGGACGACTTCTTGCGGACCCCAGTCCCGACATGAGAAAAATCTTAAGAGAACTCCTTATCTGTAATGACGGTTCCATACGATGGAATCGCCTAGAACGCCTG GTGGCGGCAATGTCTATATCTGAAAAGACAGATGGAGAAGATAAGGATGCTAATAAGTCCTCAAGTCCACTTGAGTGGAAGTCTTTTGACATGAATGCTGTTGTTTCTGCTACAGAAGATctttttaagtttattttatcTGAAAAGGGTTTCAGAGTGCGACTTTTTATCGTTCGTGATATACTAAAAGTTGCAGATATTTTTCTTGATGATCAAGTTGATTCTTGTATGTTTGATGAGAATCTTGATACAAGGCATACGATTGAATCAGAG GGGCATGCAACTATTGAAAGGGTAGTTAGTGGAATTTCTTATTTTTGGCAAGCTGTGAAAATGGCACCGGATGTATGGACAGCTATGCTGATACGCATGGCATTGAATCCTGAGGTTCATAGATTTTCTTATGACATTATTTCAGCCTTGTTTTTGCGTTCAAACCGTAGGATTCCAGTCACATTGTGGATTTGTGCATCAAGATTTCTCCACAAATTGTAA
- the LOC111917313 gene encoding uncharacterized protein LOC111917313 isoform X1, with amino-acid sequence MRDNAVASLNRQVFAVIKRRAFHNGRSFGAVPCRSFSTRFSSVHGEKPSAEYAKLRKESLESEFGNALTSRSKRLSMYYSFGPFLALYRAAYISYEVFKLTLAHFFVHDIKKRSAKFCDTLIRLGPFYIKLGQALSTRPDILPSVYCNELAKLQDQIPPFSTKVAIRSIESQLGVPISEIFSDISPEPMAAASLGQVYKAHLHTGELVAVKVQRPGMSLSLTLDALLFNMIGGQLKRFAKARKDIIVAVNETVRHMFEEIDYILEGQNAERFDSLYGFRSTKEVETSMKEERWVKVPKIYWNFTRKAVLTMEWIDGIKLNNEAALKTFDLNRKELIDKGLYCSLMQLLEVGFFHADPHPGNLVATKDGALAYFDFGMMGDIPRHYRVGLIQVLVHFVNRDSLGLANDFLSLGFIPEGTDMLSVADALKLSFGDGTRQSQDFQAIMNQLYDVMYEFNFSLPPDYALVIRALGSLEGTAKTLDPEFKVVESAYPFVIGRLLADPSPDMRKILRELLICNDGSIRWNRLERLVAAMSISEKTDGEDKDANKSSSPLEWKSFDMNAVVSATEDLFKFILSEKGFRVRLFIVRDILKVADIFLDDQVDSCMFDENLDTRHTIESEGHATIERVVSGISYFWQAVKMAPDVWTAMLIRMALNPEVHRFSYDIISALFLRSNRRIPVTLWICASRFLHKL; translated from the exons ATGAGGGATAATGCGGTTGCATCTTTGAACCGGCAAGTTTTTGCAGTAATTAAACGAAGAG CTTTCCACAATGGTCGTTCATTTGGGGCTGTTCCCTGCAGAAG TTTTTCCACAAGATTCTCTAGTGTTCATGGCGAGAAGCCATCAGCAGAGTATGCCAAATTGAGGAAAGAATCACTGGAAAGTGAATTTGGAAATGCACTTACTTCTAGGTCCAAACGTCTCTCCATGTACTACAGTTTTGGCCCTTTTTTAGCATTGTATAGAGCAGCATATATTTCATACGAGGTCTTCAAGCTTACTTTGGCTCATTTTTTTGTTCATGACATTAAAAAACGCTCAGCAAAG TTTTGTGACACCCTCATCCGCTTGGGTCCCTTTTATATCAAG TTAGGACAAGCCTTAAGCACAAGACCAGATATTCTGCCTTCTGTATATTGTAATGAACTTGCTAAACTACAG GATCAAATACCTCCATTTTCAACCAAGGTTGCGATTCGTTCTATTGAATCCCAGTTGGGTGTTCCTATTTCAGAAATTTTTTCAGACATCAGCCCAGAACCTATGGCTGCAGCATCTTTAGGACAAGTGTATAAAG CTCATTTGCATACAGGGGAGCTAGTAGCTGTAAAGGTACAAAGACCTGGTATGTCACTCTCTTTGACCCTTGATGCCTTGTTATTTAACATGATTGGGGGCCAATTAAAGCGATTTGCCAAAGCAAGGAAGGATATAATAGTAGCAGTTAATGAAACA GTGAGGCACATGTTTGAAGAAATCGATTACATACTTGAAGGACAAAATGCTGAAAGATTCGATTCTCTTTATGGTTTTCGCTCCA CCAAAGAGGTGGAAACTTCTATGAAGGAAGAAAGATGGGTTAAAGTTCCAAAAATATACTGGAACTTTACCCGAAAAGCTGTGCTTACAATGGAATGGATTGATGGTATTAAGCTTAATAATGAAGCTGCATTAAAGACATTTGATTTAAACCGAAAAGAACTGATAGATAAG GGATTGTATTGTTCGTTGATGCAATTACTTGAAGTGGGTTTTTTTCATGCGGATCCTCATCCGGGTAATCTTGTTGCCACTAAAGATGGTGCTCTTGCTTACTTTGACTTTGGGATGATGGGTGACATTCCACGTCACTATCGTgttggacttatccaagtg CTTGTACACTTTGTCAACCGTGACTCTTTGGGTTTAGCCAATGATTTTCTCTCACTTGGATTCATTCCAGAAGGAACCGATATGCTTTCAGTTGCAGATGCACTTAAATTATCTTTTGGTGATGGCACCCGACAATCCCAAGATTTTCAG GCGATAATGAACCAACTTTATGATGTTATGTATGAATTCAACTTCTCTCTTCCACCTGACTATGCATTGGTGATAAGAGCATTGGGATCACTTGAAGGGACAGCAAAGACATTAGACCCTGAATTTAAAGTTGTTGAAAGCGCATACCCTTTTGTGATTGGACGACTTCTTGCGGACCCCAGTCCCGACATGAGAAAAATCTTAAGAGAACTCCTTATCTGTAATGACGGTTCCATACGATGGAATCGCCTAGAACGCCTG GTGGCGGCAATGTCTATATCTGAAAAGACAGATGGAGAAGATAAGGATGCTAATAAGTCCTCAAGTCCACTTGAGTGGAAGTCTTTTGACATGAATGCTGTTGTTTCTGCTACAGAAGATctttttaagtttattttatcTGAAAAGGGTTTCAGAGTGCGACTTTTTATCGTTCGTGATATACTAAAAGTTGCAGATATTTTTCTTGATGATCAAGTTGATTCTTGTATGTTTGATGAGAATCTTGATACAAGGCATACGATTGAATCAGAG GGGCATGCAACTATTGAAAGGGTAGTTAGTGGAATTTCTTATTTTTGGCAAGCTGTGAAAATGGCACCGGATGTATGGACAGCTATGCTGATACGCATGGCATTGAATCCTGAGGTTCATAGATTTTCTTATGACATTATTTCAGCCTTGTTTTTGCGTTCAAACCGTAGGATTCCAGTCACATTGTGGATTTGTGCATCAAGATTTCTCCACAAATTGTAA